One Thermoplasmata archaeon genomic window carries:
- a CDS encoding MFS transporter → MIDAAPSALGRPEARPLFAVFGATFFIRFAFGITTAIFASYLLGQSQGLGGASLGTVGLVIAMSPIGEFSTVLLSGAAADRWGRWPVLLAGMVIAAVLTALVSTTRSAIALGAINLSFGVASGAILASSLALVADASGPEERGFEMGRFDAMNLSGWVLGFAVGLVALTVLPNSALGTTFLLSAAVLTAGVLFLLLAARGRARWVGGRPRVPRLLAQALRRPEVWWVTAPWLTIYMLIGTALAFLGSSSEAKGFPPIYLAMLIGVGGILLVFTQPVYGRWSDRFGRIRLLGIGTTGFVVVLFAAGLIAAYGPLPVLLAAAGIGVIAALAYGPAALAALTDLSASLTRATTMAIYSLTISLGMVLGLAVSTTLYDALGTPGLDLFFGGISATLVALTVLQWRRVRSGELPITTPAR, encoded by the coding sequence GTGATCGACGCGGCTCCCTCCGCCCTCGGTCGGCCCGAAGCACGCCCGCTGTTCGCCGTCTTCGGAGCCACGTTCTTCATCCGGTTCGCCTTCGGCATCACCACCGCGATCTTCGCGAGCTACCTCCTCGGCCAGTCGCAGGGGCTCGGTGGCGCCTCGCTGGGCACGGTGGGCCTCGTCATCGCGATGAGCCCGATCGGAGAGTTCTCGACCGTGCTCCTCTCCGGCGCGGCCGCCGACCGCTGGGGACGGTGGCCGGTGCTTCTCGCCGGGATGGTGATCGCGGCGGTCCTCACTGCCCTCGTCTCGACGACCCGCTCCGCGATCGCGCTCGGAGCGATCAACCTATCCTTCGGGGTGGCGAGCGGGGCGATCCTCGCTTCCAGCCTCGCGCTCGTCGCCGACGCCTCCGGCCCGGAGGAGCGGGGTTTCGAGATGGGCCGCTTCGATGCGATGAACCTGTCCGGCTGGGTGCTCGGGTTTGCGGTCGGGTTGGTGGCCCTCACCGTCCTCCCGAACTCCGCGCTCGGGACGACGTTCCTCCTCAGCGCTGCGGTGCTAACGGCGGGGGTGTTGTTCCTCCTCCTCGCCGCTCGCGGTCGAGCGAGGTGGGTCGGCGGCCGGCCGAGGGTCCCCCGCCTCCTTGCGCAGGCCCTCCGACGGCCGGAGGTCTGGTGGGTGACCGCGCCTTGGCTCACGATCTACATGCTGATCGGAACGGCCCTCGCGTTCCTCGGGTCGAGCTCGGAGGCGAAGGGGTTCCCGCCGATCTATCTTGCCATGTTGATCGGCGTCGGGGGCATCCTGCTCGTGTTCACCCAACCGGTCTACGGGAGATGGTCCGACCGTTTCGGCCGGATCCGACTGCTCGGGATTGGAACCACGGGTTTCGTGGTCGTCCTGTTCGCGGCCGGGCTGATCGCCGCGTACGGGCCGCTCCCGGTCCTGCTCGCCGCGGCCGGGATCGGGGTGATCGCGGCTTTGGCCTACGGTCCGGCGGCCCTGGCGGCGCTGACCGATCTGAGCGCGTCGCTTACCCGGGCTACGACGATGGCGATCTATTCGCTGACGATCTCCCTCGGGATGGTGCTCGGCCTGGCCGTCTCCACCACACTGTACGACGCGCTCGGCACTCCGGGTCTCGATCTGTTCTTCGGCGGGATCTCGGCCACGCTCGTCGCGTTGACCGTACTTCAGTGGCGGCGGGTACGATCGGGCGAGCTCCCGATCACGACTCCGGCTCGATGA
- a CDS encoding VOC family protein, with amino-acid sequence MRFLHTSITVRDMDESLAFYTGILGLEFERRRPIPENHAEIAFVRDPLSDARVELTYWEGKNTVEPGEQLDHLAFQVPDLDTFLARVRTAGVRVAKEPYRLQGGSGRIAFILDPNDVWIELIERPAAPS; translated from the coding sequence ATGCGCTTCCTCCACACCTCGATCACCGTGCGTGACATGGACGAAAGCCTCGCCTTCTACACCGGGATCCTCGGTCTCGAGTTCGAGCGACGACGGCCGATCCCGGAGAACCACGCCGAGATCGCCTTCGTCCGGGATCCGCTGTCCGATGCGCGGGTCGAGCTCACGTACTGGGAAGGGAAGAACACGGTCGAACCCGGCGAGCAGCTCGACCACCTCGCCTTCCAGGTCCCCGATCTCGACACCTTTCTCGCCCGGGTCCGTACCGCGGGCGTGCGGGTCGCGAAGGAACCGTATCGCCTTCAAGGCGGATCCGGCCGGATCGCGTTCATCCTCGATCCGAACGATGTGTGGATCGAGCTGATCGAGCGCCCCGCAGCGCCGTCGTAA
- a CDS encoding cation diffusion facilitator family transporter, producing the protein MRPQVIIVGTIVLNAILFGANLYVAVPSGSKAVLSQAIYSVTDLVGALLLLWGTYASHRRPTHEHPFGFGKERFFWAFVASLVTFSVAGLLVLLTGIQQIASPGPITELNSALVVVGLSIIGSLGGIYITLRELRVSRETVATLMESSHLGLKAIFYQDLVSIGGSIVAFSGILVVAWFHTNVADGIAAAIVGGMLIATGFILTAESRELLIGKSIPPRVAREILAFIERDASVQKVRGLQSMMLGPDDVLIALRINFPDGMTTDQIEAAIDRVSLGLRQAYPQLRHIVIEPES; encoded by the coding sequence ATGCGACCGCAGGTCATCATCGTCGGAACGATCGTGCTGAACGCGATCCTGTTCGGGGCGAACCTGTACGTAGCGGTCCCCAGTGGGAGCAAAGCCGTCCTTTCCCAGGCGATTTACTCGGTCACGGACCTGGTCGGAGCGCTGCTCCTGTTGTGGGGAACCTACGCATCCCATCGGCGGCCCACGCACGAACACCCGTTCGGGTTCGGCAAGGAGCGATTCTTCTGGGCGTTCGTCGCCTCCCTCGTGACCTTCAGCGTCGCGGGGCTGCTCGTGCTGCTCACGGGCATCCAACAGATCGCCTCCCCCGGCCCGATCACCGAACTCAACTCGGCCCTGGTGGTCGTGGGGCTATCGATCATCGGCAGCTTGGGTGGGATCTACATCACGCTCCGGGAGCTCCGCGTGTCCCGGGAGACCGTCGCGACGCTGATGGAATCCTCCCATCTCGGGCTGAAGGCGATCTTCTACCAGGACCTCGTCAGCATCGGAGGCAGCATCGTCGCGTTCAGCGGGATCCTCGTGGTCGCCTGGTTCCACACGAACGTCGCGGACGGCATCGCCGCGGCGATCGTCGGCGGGATGCTCATCGCGACCGGATTCATCCTCACCGCGGAGAGCCGAGAGCTCCTCATCGGAAAGTCGATCCCGCCCCGGGTCGCGCGCGAGATCCTCGCCTTCATCGAGCGAGACGCTTCCGTGCAGAAGGTCCGCGGCCTCCAATCGATGATGCTGGGCCCGGACGACGTCCTGATCGCGCTCAGGATCAACTTCCCGGACGGCATGACCACCGACCAGATCGAGGCGGCGATCGACCGCGTTTCCCTCGGCCTGCGGCAGGCCTATCCTCAGCTCCGGCACATTGTCATCGAGCCGGAGTCGTGA
- the lipA gene encoding lipoyl synthase: MSSPASPASSGAGPEPRLPRWIRTRPPQGALYGKLRSTLEELRLGTVCREARCPNLSECWSAGTATLMLLGTDCTRRCGFCAVTTHWPRGVVDRTEPARVAEAVERAGLRYVVLTQVCRDDLEDGGAEVLSDTVRQIRQRAPSARVELLIGDLAGREESLAKLFEHPPDVLAHNIETVRELSRSVRDPRASYERSLEVLRRARAIGSPGLVTKSSIMLGLGESEDALVRTMRDLRAAEVDLLTLGQYLRPGPEHVAVARYVPPEEFDRYRTRGLENGFAGVEAGPLVRSSYHAEELYRRAFARRGA; the protein is encoded by the coding sequence GTGTCCTCCCCCGCGTCACCGGCATCTTCGGGAGCGGGTCCCGAGCCTCGACTGCCGAGGTGGATCCGCACTCGCCCGCCTCAGGGCGCGCTGTATGGGAAGTTGCGCTCCACGCTGGAGGAGCTCCGGCTCGGAACCGTCTGCCGGGAAGCGAGGTGCCCCAACCTCTCGGAGTGCTGGTCGGCCGGAACGGCCACGCTGATGCTGCTCGGGACGGACTGCACGCGACGCTGCGGCTTCTGTGCGGTCACGACCCACTGGCCCCGCGGCGTGGTCGACCGGACCGAACCCGCGCGCGTGGCCGAAGCCGTCGAGCGCGCCGGGCTGCGCTATGTCGTGCTGACCCAGGTCTGCCGGGACGACCTCGAGGACGGAGGTGCCGAGGTGCTGTCCGATACCGTCCGCCAGATCCGACAACGAGCTCCCTCCGCCCGGGTCGAGCTCCTCATCGGCGACCTCGCCGGACGAGAGGAATCGCTCGCGAAGCTCTTCGAACATCCCCCGGACGTCCTCGCGCACAACATCGAGACCGTCCGGGAGCTCTCTCGCTCCGTCCGCGATCCCCGCGCCAGCTACGAGCGTTCGCTCGAGGTCCTCCGGCGCGCCCGGGCGATCGGGTCCCCCGGTCTGGTGACCAAGAGCTCGATCATGCTGGGGCTCGGAGAGAGCGAGGACGCGCTCGTGCGGACGATGCGCGATCTGCGAGCCGCGGAGGTCGATCTGCTGACGCTGGGGCAGTACCTCCGACCGGGACCGGAGCACGTCGCGGTGGCCCGGTACGTTCCTCCCGAGGAGTTCGATCGGTACCGGACCCGGGGGCTCGAAAACGGCTTCGCGGGAGTCGAGGCGGGCCCGCTCGTGCGAAGTTCCTACCATGCGGAAGAGCTATACCGGCGCGCGTTCGCACGGCGGGGGGCGTGA
- the amrS gene encoding AmmeMemoRadiSam system radical SAM enzyme: MAHLATLFEPLPDRKVRCTACARYCVIPEGSHGFCFVRKNEAGRLVLLSYGRAAAIQVDPIEKKPLSHYRPGTRVLGIGTAGCNWRCQYCQNAEISQERDIVGRGLSPREAVKLAERFDCRGITFTYNEPTIFIEYALDIVREARQAGLFANFVTNGYMSPEAVRAIGPHLDAVSVDFKASGEAGFMRKYVAAKGDEPILETMEGLARHGIHVEVTNLIVPRVGDSPEALRRLAREVRDRVGPDTPFHLLRFHPDYKMMDIPSTPVATLEALHAVAVEEGLRYVYLGNLWGHPLEHTYCPRCHAIAVERYGFMIKSWNLDAENRCRACGEQIPIVGRPPDDYVPTFAMPVVT; the protein is encoded by the coding sequence ATGGCTCATCTCGCCACGCTCTTCGAACCGCTGCCGGACCGCAAGGTCCGCTGCACGGCGTGCGCGCGCTACTGCGTGATTCCCGAAGGATCGCACGGGTTCTGTTTCGTCCGCAAGAACGAGGCGGGTCGCCTCGTCCTCCTCTCGTACGGGCGGGCCGCGGCGATCCAGGTCGATCCCATCGAGAAGAAGCCGCTATCGCACTACCGGCCCGGCACTCGGGTCCTGGGGATCGGAACCGCCGGCTGCAACTGGCGCTGCCAGTACTGCCAGAACGCCGAGATCTCTCAGGAGCGCGACATCGTCGGTCGCGGACTCTCCCCGCGTGAGGCGGTCAAGCTCGCCGAGCGCTTCGACTGCCGAGGGATCACGTTCACGTACAACGAGCCCACGATCTTCATCGAGTACGCACTCGACATCGTACGCGAGGCTCGGCAGGCCGGCCTGTTCGCGAACTTCGTCACGAACGGGTACATGTCTCCCGAGGCCGTACGTGCGATCGGGCCCCACCTGGACGCGGTGAGCGTCGACTTCAAGGCCAGTGGGGAGGCCGGATTCATGCGCAAGTACGTCGCCGCGAAGGGCGACGAACCGATCCTGGAGACGATGGAGGGCCTCGCGCGTCACGGGATCCACGTCGAGGTGACCAACCTCATCGTGCCCCGCGTGGGCGACTCTCCCGAAGCGCTGCGGCGGCTCGCCCGCGAGGTCCGTGACCGGGTCGGACCCGACACGCCGTTCCATCTGTTGCGCTTCCACCCCGACTACAAGATGATGGACATCCCCAGCACTCCCGTGGCGACATTGGAGGCGTTGCACGCCGTCGCGGTGGAGGAAGGGCTGCGCTACGTGTACCTCGGCAACCTCTGGGGACACCCTCTCGAACACACCTATTGCCCCCGCTGCCACGCTATCGCCGTGGAGCGGTACGGGTTCATGATCAAGAGCTGGAACCTCGACGCGGAGAATCGGTGCCGCGCCTGCGGGGAGCAGATCCCGATTGTCGGCCGACCGCCCGACGATTACGTGCCGACGTTCGCCATGCCCGTAGTCACTTAG
- a CDS encoding glutamate--tRNA ligase has product MPSVPLSPEILVRARRLALENAITHGGLPRAGPIVARLLGTDPALRHDAPAVQAAVEATIREIAALSPEARDAALAALGGAEASTPRPVTSEEGTFPDLIGAVPGKVVLRMAPFPSGSLHIGNARMLFVNEYYRRKYDGRLLLVFDDTVGSEEKRVDPEAFDLILGDLELAGIHPDAVYYKSDRIDKFYPWAHRVIERGGAYVCVCPAETLRENREAGRACAERLQTVEQTLEMWERMLSGGFAQGEAVLRLRTDIADPDPAFRDRVLFRINEQGHPRVGHKYRVWPMLEFSWAADDVELGVTHVLRGKDLVMEDRMQQFVWKLLEIQGPPFLHWGLLRVREAKISKSKSYREVKSGLYDGWADPRTWSLRSLDRRGISMDACRRFTLSFGMSLSDIEVPAETLYAENRKRIDPMTPRRAFVAQPIRVDVDDYPAELRTVELPNHPDRAELGARTVPAGPSFYLARIDLETRLGLEVRLKDLLNVQLPDRLAPDASHLSARFTSRENKRIPRLQWIGAEGAIPVDILEIDGTHRTGTGERALLDAAPRDIVQFERVGFVRFEADWSTGSRPVRVVFAHG; this is encoded by the coding sequence GTGCCAAGCGTGCCGCTCTCGCCCGAGATCCTCGTGCGCGCTCGCCGTCTAGCGCTCGAGAATGCCATCACCCACGGGGGGCTTCCGCGAGCCGGCCCGATCGTCGCGCGTCTCCTCGGCACGGACCCCGCCCTGCGGCACGACGCCCCCGCCGTCCAGGCGGCCGTCGAGGCCACCATCCGGGAGATCGCAGCGCTCTCCCCCGAGGCTCGAGACGCCGCGCTCGCGGCCCTCGGGGGGGCGGAGGCGAGCACCCCGCGCCCCGTCACGTCCGAGGAGGGCACGTTCCCCGATCTCATCGGAGCGGTGCCGGGAAAGGTCGTGCTGCGGATGGCCCCGTTCCCGAGCGGCAGCCTGCACATCGGCAACGCGCGGATGCTGTTCGTCAACGAGTACTACCGACGGAAGTACGACGGCCGCCTCTTGCTCGTGTTCGACGACACGGTCGGTTCGGAGGAGAAGCGGGTCGACCCGGAGGCGTTCGATCTGATCCTCGGAGACCTCGAGCTTGCGGGGATCCATCCGGATGCGGTGTACTACAAATCGGACCGCATCGACAAGTTCTACCCGTGGGCCCACCGCGTCATCGAGCGCGGCGGGGCGTACGTCTGCGTCTGTCCGGCCGAGACGCTGAGGGAGAACCGCGAGGCGGGCCGGGCCTGTGCGGAGCGCCTGCAGACCGTAGAGCAGACCCTCGAGATGTGGGAACGGATGCTCTCGGGCGGGTTCGCGCAGGGCGAGGCGGTGCTGCGGCTGCGGACGGACATCGCCGACCCCGATCCCGCGTTCCGCGACCGCGTGCTGTTCCGCATCAACGAGCAGGGGCATCCGCGCGTGGGCCACAAGTATCGGGTGTGGCCGATGCTCGAGTTCTCCTGGGCGGCGGACGACGTCGAGCTCGGGGTCACCCACGTGCTCCGCGGGAAGGATCTGGTGATGGAGGACCGCATGCAGCAGTTCGTCTGGAAGCTCCTCGAGATCCAGGGACCTCCCTTCCTGCACTGGGGCCTATTGCGGGTGCGAGAGGCGAAGATCTCGAAGAGCAAATCCTACCGCGAGGTCAAGAGCGGCCTCTACGACGGCTGGGCCGACCCGCGTACCTGGTCGCTGCGTTCGCTCGATCGCCGAGGGATATCGATGGACGCCTGCCGGCGTTTCACCCTCTCCTTCGGCATGTCGCTCTCCGACATCGAGGTGCCGGCCGAGACCCTCTACGCGGAGAACCGCAAGCGGATCGACCCGATGACCCCGCGCCGGGCGTTCGTGGCCCAGCCGATCCGGGTCGATGTGGACGACTACCCCGCCGAACTTCGGACCGTGGAACTCCCGAACCACCCCGACCGCGCCGAGCTCGGAGCGCGGACGGTGCCCGCGGGGCCCTCCTTCTACCTCGCGCGGATCGACCTAGAGACGCGGCTCGGGCTCGAGGTCCGCCTCAAGGACCTGCTCAACGTCCAACTCCCGGATCGCCTAGCCCCCGATGCATCCCATCTCTCCGCCCGTTTCACGAGCCGCGAGAACAAGCGGATCCCGCGGCTCCAATGGATCGGTGCCGAGGGAGCGATCCCGGTCGATATCCTCGAGATCGATGGGACCCACCGAACTGGCACGGGCGAGCGAGCGCTCCTGGACGCAGCTCCGAGGGATATCGTGCAGTTCGAACGGGTCGGATTCGTCCGGTTCGAGGCCGACTGGTCCACGGGCTCGCGCCCGGTCCGTGTCGTCTTCGCCCACGGGTAG
- a CDS encoding zinc ribbon domain-containing protein, whose translation MPVCLHCGTLADEGALFCTKCGWTMPQEERLVGGMTGPRLAPQVPPSSPPPAPRFVPMPMPSSPVPTLPPVWAAGPTATTSPGKLCIHCQTRISPAAVYCPVCQSPQ comes from the coding sequence ATGCCCGTCTGCCTGCATTGCGGGACGCTCGCCGACGAAGGCGCGCTGTTCTGCACGAAGTGCGGCTGGACCATGCCGCAGGAGGAACGTTTGGTGGGGGGAATGACCGGCCCACGCCTAGCCCCCCAGGTTCCACCGTCGTCCCCGCCCCCGGCCCCCCGGTTCGTTCCGATGCCGATGCCTTCCTCGCCGGTTCCCACGCTCCCTCCGGTGTGGGCCGCCGGACCGACCGCGACCACCTCTCCCGGCAAGCTGTGCATCCATTGCCAGACCCGGATCTCGCCGGCTGCGGTCTACTGTCCCGTATGCCAGAGCCCGCAGTGA
- the cca gene encoding CCA tRNA nucleotidyltransferase, producing MPAGRSRESPAAAAQRIETRVRERITPSPEELARVARVRADLVRAVQLAAEARKSPLARALVAGSAARGTFLRDRLDIDFFLLFPPELPRAQLETEGLALAEAILTKPERKYAEHPYLRGTFQGYTVDVVPGYAISDPSKPLTAVDRTPFHDEHLRAHQTPANVSEVRLAKLFLRSLGIYGSEARTEGFSGYLVELVILQFGTLHALLEAARSWRLPVRLCPPGKEPPRLPPDVALILPDAVDPNRNVASALSPRNLALFILGAAAYLEHPLEEWFELPKPRHLSRADALERVTRRATHVSVVEVPRPALVDDTLYPQLRKAERAIAEEAARAGFEVVGSACAAGPAALLVLVEVAHGRLSAVRVQDGPPAGLDRVGSFLEKWTAPGAPVSQGPYVREDGRLGIEVRRSERDLEVVLAAAIPRLSLGKDISPAAAERTQVRRLADHPESPELDGALVDLLGKRLPWLGPR from the coding sequence ATGCCCGCCGGTCGGTCCCGAGAGAGTCCCGCGGCGGCGGCGCAGCGGATCGAAACTCGCGTCCGGGAGCGGATCACCCCCTCTCCGGAGGAGCTCGCCCGCGTCGCTCGCGTGCGGGCCGATCTCGTCCGCGCCGTCCAGCTCGCGGCCGAGGCCCGGAAGAGCCCGCTCGCGCGGGCCCTGGTCGCGGGGAGCGCCGCGCGGGGGACGTTCTTGCGGGACCGGCTGGACATCGACTTCTTCCTCCTCTTCCCGCCCGAGCTCCCACGGGCCCAACTCGAGACCGAGGGTCTCGCGCTGGCCGAGGCGATCCTCACGAAGCCCGAACGCAAGTACGCCGAGCACCCGTACCTCCGGGGAACGTTCCAGGGATACACCGTCGACGTGGTCCCCGGCTACGCCATCTCGGATCCGTCGAAACCGCTCACGGCGGTCGACCGGACGCCGTTCCACGACGAGCACCTCCGGGCCCACCAGACGCCGGCCAACGTCTCGGAGGTCCGGCTCGCGAAGCTGTTCCTGCGCTCGCTCGGGATCTACGGCTCGGAGGCCCGGACCGAGGGGTTCTCCGGCTACTTGGTCGAGCTCGTCATCCTCCAGTTCGGGACGCTGCACGCGCTCCTCGAGGCCGCCCGAAGCTGGCGCCTCCCGGTCCGCCTGTGCCCGCCGGGGAAGGAACCTCCGCGGCTTCCCCCGGACGTCGCGCTCATCCTCCCGGATGCGGTCGATCCGAACCGGAACGTCGCGAGCGCGCTCTCGCCGCGCAACCTCGCGCTGTTCATTCTAGGGGCGGCCGCGTACCTGGAGCACCCCTTGGAAGAGTGGTTCGAACTGCCGAAGCCGCGCCACCTCTCCCGTGCCGATGCTCTCGAACGCGTCACCCGACGGGCGACGCACGTATCGGTGGTGGAAGTGCCCCGCCCGGCGCTCGTGGATGATACGCTGTATCCCCAGCTGCGCAAGGCGGAACGCGCGATCGCCGAGGAAGCGGCCCGCGCCGGGTTCGAGGTCGTCGGTTCCGCATGCGCGGCCGGTCCGGCCGCGCTCCTCGTGCTGGTCGAAGTGGCGCACGGGCGGCTCAGCGCGGTCCGAGTGCAGGATGGGCCCCCGGCGGGTCTCGACCGGGTCGGCTCCTTCCTCGAGAAGTGGACCGCTCCGGGCGCCCCCGTTTCTCAAGGGCCCTACGTCCGCGAGGACGGCCGTCTCGGCATTGAGGTCCGGCGCAGCGAGCGCGACCTCGAGGTCGTGCTCGCCGCGGCGATCCCTCGGCTCTCGCTCGGCAAGGACATCAGCCCAGCGGCGGCCGAACGCACCCAGGTCCGCCGACTCGCCGATCATCCCGAGAGTCCCGAGCTCGATGGGGCCCTGGTCGACCTTCTGGGAAAGCGCCTACCCTGGCTCGGCCCGCGCTAG